From one Desulfuromonas acetoxidans DSM 684 genomic stretch:
- a CDS encoding PLP-dependent cysteine synthase family protein: protein MSPQPFTLSAAIGNTPLVKITKLNPNPAVQIFAKLEGSNPGGSVKDRPAWYMIKKAIEDGSLTPDKTILEPTSGNTGIALAMIGASLGYHVKLVMPPCVSVERRSVLEAYGAEVVLSTQGQATDGAILLAHQIVKESPDQYFMPNQYSNPNNPLAHYETTGPEIYRQCNGNIDTFIAGIGTSGTLMGTGRALKERDPSIRIIGVEPTLGHSVQGLKNMQEAIVPDIYHEENLDDKLVVEDDEAFNCARDLAIHEGLFVGMSSGAAVAGALRVAATMKSGTIVTLLPDRGDRYLSTSLFRSTCACCPP, encoded by the coding sequence ATGTCGCCTCAACCATTCACATTGTCTGCTGCCATCGGCAACACGCCGTTGGTCAAAATCACCAAACTGAATCCGAATCCTGCCGTGCAGATTTTCGCCAAGCTGGAAGGGAGCAATCCCGGGGGTTCGGTCAAAGATCGTCCGGCCTGGTACATGATTAAAAAGGCCATTGAGGATGGATCACTGACACCGGACAAAACCATTCTCGAGCCGACATCCGGCAACACTGGTATTGCCCTGGCCATGATCGGCGCGTCTCTGGGCTATCACGTGAAACTTGTCATGCCCCCTTGTGTCAGTGTTGAGCGGCGTAGTGTTCTCGAAGCCTATGGAGCTGAGGTTGTTCTCTCTACTCAGGGCCAAGCGACAGACGGTGCGATCCTATTGGCTCATCAAATTGTTAAGGAATCGCCGGACCAGTATTTCATGCCCAACCAGTACAGTAACCCCAACAACCCGTTGGCCCACTACGAAACCACCGGTCCGGAGATCTACCGCCAGTGCAACGGCAACATCGACACCTTTATCGCCGGCATCGGCACCTCGGGCACCTTGATGGGCACCGGACGGGCACTGAAAGAGCGTGATCCCTCCATCCGGATTATCGGCGTGGAGCCAACCCTTGGCCATTCGGTTCAGGGGCTGAAAAACATGCAGGAAGCCATTGTTCCCGACATCTACCACGAGGAGAACCTTGACGACAAACTGGTGGTCGAGGATGACGAAGCCTTTAACTGTGCTCGGGATCTGGCCATTCACGAGGGATTATTTGTCGGTATGTCAAGTGGTGCGGCTGTTGCCGGGGCGCTCCGTGTTGCCGCAACCATGAAATCCGGCACCATTGTCACCCTGTTACCAGATCGTGGCGACCGCTACCTGAGTACGTCCCTGTTCCGCTCTACCTGCGCCTGCTGTCCCCCCTAG
- a CDS encoding TOBE domain-containing protein encodes MSTPHSLSGSLWLNKDTHNYLSSKRIALLEQIEATGSLSRAAKLSGMSYKSAWDALAAMNSLAEQPLTEASTGGRDGGGTRLTEAGSRAVQLYRTIEKEHARVLTLLTENFEDYSHLYSLLQRLAMRTSARNTLQGRVVSLHNEGLLTTVEMMLDCGQPLLSQITTDSVQGLALAEQSRVFAMVKAPCLTFVAADCDQVVNPLCGTVLSSRQQGDLIEIELDLGNQVQLSAVVPQDAVPCQQWQPGAILCATIPPSQVMIGIA; translated from the coding sequence ATGTCGACACCCCATTCTCTGTCGGGCTCATTGTGGCTCAACAAGGATACCCACAACTACTTGAGCAGCAAACGGATTGCTCTGCTCGAACAGATCGAGGCTACCGGTTCGCTCAGTCGCGCTGCCAAATTGTCCGGCATGAGCTACAAAAGTGCCTGGGATGCTCTGGCTGCGATGAACAGCCTGGCGGAACAGCCGCTGACCGAAGCCTCCACCGGAGGGCGTGATGGTGGGGGAACCCGTCTCACCGAAGCTGGCAGTCGTGCGGTGCAACTGTATCGCACCATTGAAAAAGAACATGCCCGCGTCTTAACGCTGCTCACGGAAAATTTTGAAGATTATTCCCATCTCTACAGTTTGTTGCAACGCCTGGCCATGCGCACCAGTGCCCGCAATACCCTGCAGGGACGGGTGGTGTCTTTGCACAATGAAGGGTTGTTGACCACGGTGGAGATGATGCTCGATTGTGGCCAACCACTGTTGTCACAAATCACTACGGATAGTGTTCAGGGTCTTGCTCTGGCAGAACAGAGTCGGGTGTTTGCCATGGTCAAGGCGCCCTGTCTCACCTTTGTTGCCGCAGATTGTGATCAGGTTGTCAATCCGCTGTGCGGAACGGTATTATCGTCGCGCCAGCAGGGTGACCTGATCGAGATCGAACTTGATCTTGGCAACCAGGTGCAATTAAGTGCTGTGGTGCCGCAGGATGCCGTACCCTGTCAGCAATGGCAGCCGGGAGCCATCCTGTGTGCCACCATTCCACCCAGTCAGGTGATGATCGGTATCGCCTGA
- a CDS encoding NUDIX domain-containing protein translates to MMKIDIVSQECVYDGFFSLNRFVVRHECFDGSQSAPLVRERIDRARAAAVLLHDAQRDSVVLVEQFRIGAVDDPHSAWLIECPAGMIEAGEQPMEVAQRECCEEVGRLPVDLQQIGEYYVSPGGSSEKITLYYGQIDSTGLNNTLCGVAHEGEDIRVLVVPWREIETQLDEGSITNATTLIALQWVQIARLKGTLPVGR, encoded by the coding sequence ATGATGAAAATTGACATTGTTTCACAGGAGTGTGTCTATGATGGGTTTTTTTCTCTGAATCGTTTTGTCGTTCGCCATGAATGTTTTGACGGATCACAATCGGCACCCCTGGTGCGCGAACGGATTGACCGTGCTCGGGCAGCGGCGGTGTTGCTCCATGATGCGCAGCGCGACAGTGTTGTGCTGGTGGAACAGTTTCGGATTGGTGCCGTTGATGATCCCCACAGTGCGTGGCTCATCGAATGTCCTGCCGGTATGATTGAAGCGGGTGAACAGCCGATGGAGGTGGCGCAACGGGAGTGTTGTGAAGAGGTCGGCAGGCTGCCGGTAGATCTGCAGCAGATCGGTGAGTATTACGTATCTCCAGGCGGAAGTTCGGAAAAAATCACTCTCTATTACGGCCAAATTGACAGCACAGGACTCAATAACACACTGTGCGGAGTTGCCCATGAAGGGGAGGATATTCGTGTGCTGGTGGTGCCGTGGCGTGAGATAGAAACACAGCTCGATGAGGGGAGCATCACCAATGCAACCACTCTCATCGCCTTGCAATGGGTGCAGATCGCCCGTTTAAAAGGAACGCTGCCGGTAGGCCGGTAA
- a CDS encoding UbiD family decarboxylase, with product MGYANLQSCVRDLEKHGQLIRITDPVDPYLEAGAIQRRVYAAQGPALLFTNVTGSRFPMLGNLFGTLERTRFIFRDTLTTVQRLVDAKLDPSAVFKRPWAFAKAPVGAWHLLPKKVKTGPILQHQTTIDQLPQLVSWPDDGGAFITLPQVYSEHPSHPGMRSSNLGMYRVQLSGNAYQTNKEVGLHYQIHRGIGVHHRSAKDRSEKLPVNIFVGGPPSMTVAAVMPLPEGMPELSFAGLLGGQRIQMVQPGALPFPAQADFVICGHIDPSRTRPEGPFGDHFGYYSLTHDFPVVEVKAVYHRPDAIWPFTTVGRPPQEDTSFGAFIHELTGDLIPTVLPGIHAVHAVDAAGVHPLLLAIGSERYTPYSTEQRPQELLTQANAILGQGQLSLAKYLFITNHEDNPQLDIHDIGGFLSHALQRCDWQRDLHFQTCTTMDTLDYSGQGLNSGSKVVVAASGPARRSLTSEIPPEIHLPDGFRAPHVALPGVLVVQGPACQQPQDASQSMERFCAFYDQQAPINAFPLIVISDDSAFSTQTLNNFLWTTFTRSDPASDLYGIDSFTADKHWGCRGALVIDARRKPHHAPPLIDDPAVEKQVDALGAPGQVLHGII from the coding sequence GTGGGGTATGCCAACCTGCAAAGTTGTGTACGCGACCTGGAAAAACATGGTCAACTGATCCGTATCACGGACCCGGTGGATCCTTATCTCGAAGCTGGTGCCATTCAACGCCGGGTGTATGCCGCACAAGGCCCGGCGCTGCTGTTCACTAATGTCACCGGCAGTCGCTTCCCCATGCTCGGCAATCTGTTTGGCACACTGGAGCGCACCCGCTTTATTTTTCGCGACACCCTGACCACGGTCCAACGCCTGGTTGATGCCAAACTTGATCCCTCTGCGGTGTTTAAACGCCCGTGGGCGTTTGCTAAGGCCCCGGTCGGTGCCTGGCACCTGTTGCCGAAAAAGGTTAAGACCGGACCTATCCTCCAGCACCAGACCACCATCGACCAACTGCCGCAACTGGTCTCCTGGCCCGATGACGGCGGTGCTTTTATCACCCTGCCCCAGGTGTATTCCGAACATCCATCGCATCCGGGCATGCGTTCGTCGAACCTCGGCATGTACCGGGTACAACTGAGTGGCAATGCCTATCAGACTAACAAGGAAGTGGGCCTGCATTACCAGATCCACCGCGGCATCGGCGTTCACCATCGCAGTGCCAAAGATCGCAGTGAAAAACTCCCCGTCAATATTTTTGTCGGCGGTCCACCCAGTATGACCGTCGCCGCGGTGATGCCGCTCCCGGAAGGGATGCCGGAACTCTCTTTTGCCGGACTGCTCGGCGGTCAGCGCATCCAGATGGTTCAGCCGGGTGCACTGCCCTTCCCGGCCCAGGCCGATTTTGTGATTTGCGGTCATATCGACCCATCTCGCACTCGCCCCGAAGGCCCGTTCGGTGATCATTTCGGCTACTATAGCCTGACCCATGACTTTCCGGTGGTTGAGGTAAAAGCTGTGTATCACCGTCCGGACGCGATCTGGCCGTTCACCACGGTTGGCCGTCCGCCGCAAGAAGATACCAGTTTTGGTGCCTTTATTCATGAACTGACCGGCGATCTGATCCCCACGGTTTTGCCTGGTATTCACGCGGTTCATGCTGTGGATGCCGCCGGTGTGCACCCGCTGTTGCTCGCCATCGGCAGCGAACGCTATACACCGTACAGCACGGAACAGCGTCCTCAGGAGCTATTGACCCAGGCCAATGCCATTCTCGGCCAGGGACAGCTTTCACTGGCCAAATATCTGTTTATTACCAACCACGAGGATAACCCGCAGCTCGACATTCACGATATTGGCGGGTTTTTAAGCCACGCCCTGCAACGCTGTGACTGGCAACGCGACCTGCACTTTCAGACCTGCACCACCATGGACACCCTTGATTACAGTGGCCAGGGCCTGAATAGTGGATCTAAGGTGGTTGTTGCAGCCAGTGGTCCGGCCAGACGTTCTTTGACCAGTGAAATTCCGCCAGAGATCCATTTGCCTGACGGCTTTCGTGCACCTCATGTCGCTTTGCCGGGTGTTCTGGTCGTTCAAGGACCGGCCTGTCAACAGCCTCAGGATGCATCACAGTCCATGGAGCGGTTCTGTGCGTTTTACGATCAACAGGCCCCGATCAACGCCTTCCCATTGATTGTAATCAGTGATGACAGTGCGTTCAGCACCCAAACCCTGAATAACTTTTTGTGGACCACATTTACCCGTTCAGATCCCGCCAGCGACCTTTACGGGATTGACAGTTTCACGGCTGACAAGCACTGGGGCTGTCGTGGCGCTCTGGTGATCGACGCCCGGCGTAAGCCTCACCACGCACCACCTTTGATTGACGATCCGGCGGTTGAAAAACAGGTTGATGCTCTGGGGGCACCGGGGCAGGTGCTTCACGGCATTATTTAA
- a CDS encoding MBL fold metallo-hydrolase codes for MKLTILCENTVGRAIPAIGEHGFACWLETDDGSFLIDTGQGFGIIQNARVLEKDLSQFDGVVLSHGHYDHAGGLEAVLRVRGEVPVYAHPDIFEPRFSRTPHSLRFIGIPQRRELLETLGAQFHETPQFQQIAEQVFVTGAIPRTSDFEVGDGNLVQPDGQGGYIADPFADDMAVVVDTPKGLVVILGCAHSGIINTLNYIAEVMQREHFYAVVGGTHLGPVSSEQFELTVAALQGFNIEKIGVSHCTGQARAAQLRNLFPSQFFYGSVGAVLEV; via the coding sequence ATGAAACTGACAATTTTATGTGAAAATACGGTGGGGCGGGCGATTCCCGCCATTGGTGAACATGGCTTTGCCTGTTGGCTTGAGACCGATGACGGTAGTTTTCTCATCGATACCGGGCAGGGCTTCGGCATTATTCAAAATGCCCGGGTTCTTGAAAAAGATCTGAGTCAGTTCGATGGTGTCGTGCTTAGTCATGGTCACTATGATCATGCCGGAGGTCTTGAGGCGGTGCTGCGGGTCCGTGGTGAGGTTCCCGTTTATGCCCACCCGGATATTTTTGAACCGCGCTTTTCCAGAACGCCGCATAGCTTGCGATTCATCGGCATTCCCCAACGCCGTGAATTGCTCGAGACCCTGGGGGCGCAATTCCATGAAACACCACAGTTTCAGCAGATCGCTGAGCAGGTGTTTGTCACCGGTGCCATTCCCCGAACCAGCGATTTTGAAGTTGGTGACGGCAACCTTGTTCAGCCTGATGGCCAGGGTGGCTATATCGCAGATCCGTTTGCCGATGATATGGCCGTTGTTGTCGATACTCCCAAGGGGCTCGTGGTGATCCTCGGCTGTGCCCATTCCGGTATCATCAATACCCTCAATTATATTGCCGAGGTGATGCAGCGCGAACATTTTTATGCCGTGGTTGGCGGAACCCACCTTGGCCCAGTCAGCAGCGAGCAATTTGAGTTGACCGTTGCGGCGCTGCAGGGGTTCAATATTGAGAAAATCGGCGTTTCCCATTGCACCGGACAGGCGCGTGCCGCGCAATTGCGGAACCTGTTTCCAAGCCAGTTTTTCTATGGCTCCGTTGGAGCCGTTCTCGAAGTCTGA
- a CDS encoding zinc ribbon domain-containing protein: MKEEVQLLIDLQELDQHIISGRKKQEKLREEQNELTVNTDKLTALIAQLDGEIATIEAERSEINQSLLKEQDNIEKSEAHLPEIKTQKEYLAMLKEVDVAKKQTKDLQEILQDRDAALATIKEDRDEKQQELDNLQSTSNSRCSEINDLLTEIDESLVSEDTKRAALIEQVPPRIRQRYELLLKRRNGSALVEARRGNCLGCNMHLPPQFFNNMLKKQGIDSCPHCNRLLFVMPEGE; this comes from the coding sequence GTGAAAGAAGAAGTACAGCTACTTATCGATCTGCAGGAACTCGATCAGCACATTATCAGCGGGCGGAAAAAGCAGGAGAAACTCCGCGAAGAACAAAATGAGCTGACCGTCAACACCGACAAGCTCACGGCACTCATCGCCCAGCTGGATGGTGAAATCGCGACCATTGAAGCCGAGCGCAGTGAAATCAACCAGTCTTTGCTCAAAGAGCAGGATAACATCGAGAAATCGGAAGCTCACCTGCCCGAGATCAAAACCCAAAAAGAGTATCTGGCCATGCTCAAAGAGGTTGATGTGGCAAAAAAGCAGACCAAGGACCTCCAGGAGATTCTTCAGGATCGCGATGCGGCACTGGCCACCATTAAAGAGGACCGTGACGAGAAGCAACAAGAACTCGACAACCTCCAATCCACCTCTAACAGCCGGTGCAGCGAAATCAATGATCTGCTGACGGAGATTGATGAATCCCTGGTCTCGGAAGACACCAAGCGCGCCGCTCTGATCGAGCAGGTTCCCCCCCGGATCCGCCAACGCTACGAACTGTTACTCAAGCGCCGCAACGGTTCTGCACTGGTGGAAGCCCGCCGTGGCAACTGCCTGGGCTGCAACATGCACCTGCCGCCACAGTTCTTTAATAACATGCTGAAAAAGCAGGGAATCGACAGTTGTCCCCATTGCAACCGTCTGCTCTTCGTCATGCCTGAAGGCGAATAA
- a CDS encoding glycine zipper 2TM domain-containing protein yields the protein MRFFSIILMALVLIMAGCAPRQSGNVYSRSQAQQQLSVYYGTVLVVNTVTIEGTQTGLGTVAGGVVGGIAGNTVGGGHGRALATAVGAIGGALVGSAVEEGTTRQNGVELTVELDSGEVIAVVQEADDYYAVGDRVRIIRGPGGVTRVRQ from the coding sequence ATGAGATTTTTCAGCATAATTTTAATGGCTCTGGTCCTGATAATGGCAGGCTGTGCCCCACGTCAGTCCGGCAATGTTTATAGCCGTTCCCAGGCCCAACAACAGCTTTCGGTGTATTACGGTACCGTGTTAGTGGTTAACACCGTGACCATTGAAGGCACCCAGACCGGGCTGGGCACCGTTGCCGGTGGTGTGGTTGGCGGCATTGCCGGAAATACCGTTGGTGGTGGTCATGGCCGTGCTCTGGCCACCGCAGTTGGCGCCATTGGCGGCGCTCTGGTCGGCTCGGCCGTCGAGGAGGGCACCACCCGTCAAAACGGTGTGGAACTGACCGTTGAGCTGGATAGCGGCGAAGTGATTGCCGTGGTTCAGGAAGCTGATGACTATTACGCGGTTGGTGACCGGGTACGGATCATTCGCGGTCCCGGTGGCGTGACGCGCGTGCGCCAATAA
- a CDS encoding Nif3-like dinuclear metal center hexameric protein, which translates to MMAKTSCVRLHDLVGWLNRNYPQSLAEEWDNVGLQVGDLNQEITKVMVALEPTEQTIKQAIDHHCQLLISHHPLLFKPLKKISKNDETGRILFAAIQNNLAIVSAHTNLDHAADGLNDWLAECLDLGATTPLLPPRSGDLVKLVVFVPEDDTDRVATALFKAGAGHIGGYDHCSFRNRGTGTFRPGTDTQPFIGQTGQDERVDEVRLETIVPRHRLAATLQRMEKAHPYEEVAYDLIPLENRRQDIGLGRIGRLAEPLSLEELAHRCKDKLDCAALRIVAAEQPRPVNKVAVCGGSGASLIHEAARQGADVLITGDIKYHEAMAARSLGLALIDAGHFATEHLMAPALASRLDHYSQTQGWNMAITTAQHECDPFTHI; encoded by the coding sequence ATGATGGCAAAAACCTCCTGTGTACGCCTGCACGATCTGGTAGGCTGGCTCAACCGCAACTATCCGCAGAGCCTGGCGGAAGAGTGGGACAATGTCGGCCTGCAAGTCGGTGATTTAAATCAGGAAATCACTAAAGTCATGGTTGCACTCGAGCCCACGGAACAGACCATCAAACAGGCCATTGACCACCACTGTCAACTGCTCATTTCCCACCATCCCCTGCTCTTCAAACCACTGAAAAAAATTTCAAAAAACGACGAAACCGGTCGTATCCTTTTTGCTGCCATCCAGAACAATCTGGCGATTGTCAGCGCCCACACCAATCTTGATCATGCCGCCGACGGTCTCAATGACTGGCTGGCCGAGTGCCTCGACCTTGGCGCGACAACCCCTTTATTGCCACCGCGCAGTGGTGATCTGGTCAAGCTGGTGGTCTTTGTGCCTGAAGACGACACCGACCGGGTTGCCACAGCATTATTCAAGGCCGGAGCCGGTCATATCGGCGGTTACGACCACTGTTCCTTTCGCAATCGTGGAACCGGCACCTTCCGCCCCGGTACCGACACCCAGCCGTTTATCGGTCAAACCGGTCAGGACGAACGGGTGGATGAGGTCCGTCTGGAAACCATCGTGCCACGCCACCGGCTGGCCGCCACTCTCCAGCGCATGGAAAAAGCTCACCCTTACGAAGAGGTGGCGTACGATCTGATTCCACTGGAAAATCGCCGCCAGGATATCGGCCTGGGACGCATCGGTCGTCTCGCAGAGCCCCTCTCGCTGGAGGAACTGGCACACCGCTGCAAGGACAAACTTGATTGCGCCGCGCTCCGCATTGTGGCGGCGGAGCAACCCCGGCCGGTAAACAAAGTTGCCGTATGCGGCGGCAGTGGCGCATCGCTGATCCATGAAGCGGCCCGCCAGGGTGCCGATGTCCTGATTACCGGCGACATCAAATACCATGAAGCCATGGCCGCCCGCTCTCTAGGGCTGGCCCTCATTGATGCCGGCCATTTTGCCACAGAACACTTGATGGCTCCGGCGCTGGCCAGCCGACTTGACCACTACAGCCAGACACAGGGCTGGAACATGGCCATAACCACTGCACAGCATGAATGTGATCCGTTCACACATATATAG
- a CDS encoding LOG family protein yields the protein MDISFTRSNGHIDELIDNLLEEVGVHHPYIIREMILSALKAGQTSDYLADLKLMRTTMKEMRYTNKVFSPYRSRRKVTIFGSARTLPSEPIYQKCVRFSQLLAQNNYMVITGGGGGIMQAGNEGAGKENSFAVNIELPFEQDTNRVMKQSDRVLMYKYFFNRKVAFLKEADAVALFPGGFGTLDEAMETLTLVQTGKNPPIPLVLIDDNNGTYWEDLFEFMRDVLLPKGLISGEDFGLFTITRSAEEAMEVIDSFYKVYHSSRYVGKLLVIRLNKALTQQQIETLESEFSEILLPDTRIKAVSAFDKERDEPDLWDLPRLAIHFNRRSYGLLNSFIRRINSF from the coding sequence ATGGACATCTCGTTTACCCGCTCCAACGGTCACATCGATGAACTGATCGACAATCTGCTTGAGGAGGTCGGTGTTCACCACCCCTACATCATCCGCGAAATGATCCTCAGTGCTCTCAAAGCCGGTCAGACCAGCGACTACCTGGCCGACCTGAAGCTGATGCGTACCACCATGAAAGAGATGCGCTACACCAACAAGGTGTTCAGCCCCTATCGGTCACGGCGTAAAGTCACTATCTTCGGTTCAGCCCGCACCCTGCCATCAGAGCCCATTTATCAAAAATGTGTGCGCTTTTCGCAATTGCTGGCGCAAAACAATTACATGGTGATCACGGGTGGTGGCGGTGGTATCATGCAGGCGGGAAATGAGGGCGCCGGCAAGGAGAACTCGTTTGCCGTCAACATTGAACTACCCTTTGAACAGGATACCAACCGGGTCATGAAACAAAGTGACCGGGTGCTGATGTACAAATACTTTTTCAACCGCAAAGTGGCGTTTCTCAAAGAGGCCGATGCGGTGGCCCTGTTTCCCGGCGGTTTCGGCACTCTGGATGAAGCGATGGAGACCTTGACCCTGGTTCAGACCGGCAAGAATCCGCCGATCCCCCTGGTGCTGATTGACGACAATAACGGCACCTACTGGGAAGACCTGTTCGAGTTTATGCGCGATGTTCTGCTGCCCAAGGGCTTGATATCCGGTGAAGACTTTGGCTTGTTTACCATCACCCGCAGTGCTGAAGAGGCGATGGAGGTCATCGACTCATTTTACAAAGTCTATCACTCCAGCCGCTATGTCGGAAAACTGCTGGTCATCCGCCTTAACAAGGCTTTGACACAGCAGCAGATCGAAACGCTGGAAAGTGAATTTTCAGAAATCCTGCTGCCCGATACCCGGATTAAGGCAGTCAGCGCATTTGACAAAGAGCGTGATGAGCCCGACCTGTGGGATCTGCCACGGCTGGCCATTCACTTCAACCGCCGCAGCTACGGGCTGTTGAACTCGTTTATTCGCCGAATCAACTCGTTTTAA
- a CDS encoding beta-ketoacyl-ACP synthase III, with the protein MNPHCRILATGHAVPSRVLTNADLESMVDTNDTWIVERTGIRQRHIAEPGSALSDLAADAANQALAKAKVKAEDIDLIIVGTVTADMKFPSLACLVQEKIGANNAAAFDLSAACSGFLYGLHLADSLIQTSGYQHVLVIAAEMLSSMVNWQDRNTCVLFGDGAGAAVIGAAQDDKGILSTYMKSDGRHHGLLYNPGGSQLPLSHELVDSNEATIHMEGREVFRHAVVSMTDALHEALKRAQIAPEALDLLIPHQANIRIIEGIGKRFKIDSEKVYVNVDRFGNTSAASIPIALNEALENGRIQPGDVVGLVTFGAGLTWSSSIIRF; encoded by the coding sequence ATGAATCCACATTGTCGCATTCTTGCTACAGGCCATGCTGTTCCATCCCGTGTGTTGACCAACGCCGACCTTGAGTCGATGGTAGACACCAACGACACGTGGATTGTCGAGAGAACGGGAATTCGCCAGCGCCATATTGCCGAGCCCGGCAGTGCCCTCTCGGACCTCGCCGCAGACGCCGCCAATCAAGCCTTGGCAAAAGCGAAGGTGAAAGCCGAGGACATTGATCTGATCATTGTCGGCACGGTAACAGCGGATATGAAATTCCCCTCACTGGCCTGCCTGGTGCAGGAGAAAATCGGTGCGAACAACGCCGCAGCATTTGACCTGTCTGCTGCGTGCAGCGGCTTTCTCTATGGCCTGCATCTGGCGGACAGCCTCATTCAGACATCCGGCTACCAACATGTCCTGGTGATCGCAGCGGAGATGCTGTCGAGCATGGTCAACTGGCAGGATCGCAATACCTGCGTGCTGTTCGGTGATGGAGCCGGGGCTGCCGTGATCGGCGCGGCACAGGATGACAAAGGGATTCTCAGTACCTACATGAAGAGTGACGGTCGTCACCACGGCCTGCTCTACAACCCCGGCGGCAGTCAGCTGCCCCTGTCCCACGAATTGGTTGACAGCAATGAAGCAACCATTCACATGGAAGGACGTGAAGTGTTTCGCCACGCCGTGGTCTCGATGACCGATGCACTTCACGAAGCGCTGAAACGGGCTCAGATCGCACCGGAAGCCCTTGACCTTCTCATCCCCCATCAAGCCAACATTCGTATCATTGAGGGCATTGGCAAGCGCTTTAAAATTGATTCTGAAAAGGTCTATGTCAATGTGGATCGTTTCGGCAACACATCTGCGGCGAGTATCCCCATTGCCCTGAATGAGGCGCTGGAGAATGGTCGTATCCAGCCTGGCGATGTGGTGGGTTTGGTGACCTTCGGTGCCGGTCTGACCTGGTCCTCGTCAATTATCCGTTTCTAG
- the mobB gene encoding molybdopterin-guanine dinucleotide biosynthesis protein B — protein MTIPAVSFIAKSGTGKTTLVEKIIAELKLRHFRVGAIKHDAHRFDIDHPGKDSHRFTAAGADTMLVCSSSKLALVKQHRQAPEISDLITTYFSDVDIVLTEGFKQSSMPKIEVFRHHYSTELICRGEKSDPSLIAVASDAPLEVDVPIFDLEEIRALTDFLITTFSLSRSAG, from the coding sequence ATGACGATACCGGCCGTTTCATTCATTGCCAAATCCGGAACCGGGAAAACCACCCTGGTTGAAAAAATCATCGCCGAGCTGAAACTGCGCCACTTTCGAGTCGGTGCCATCAAGCACGATGCCCACCGTTTTGACATCGATCACCCCGGAAAAGACAGCCACCGATTTACCGCAGCCGGAGCCGACACCATGCTGGTCTGCTCGTCGAGCAAGCTGGCGCTGGTGAAACAGCATCGCCAGGCACCGGAGATCAGCGACCTCATCACCACCTATTTCAGCGATGTTGATATTGTCCTGACCGAGGGCTTCAAGCAAAGCTCTATGCCAAAAATCGAAGTCTTTCGCCACCATTACAGCACGGAGCTGATCTGCCGTGGTGAAAAATCGGACCCGTCGTTGATCGCTGTAGCCAGTGATGCCCCGTTGGAGGTGGATGTTCCGATTTTTGATCTCGAAGAGATCCGCGCACTGACGGACTTTCTTATCACAACATTTTCGCTATCTAGATCAGCGGGTTAA